In the genome of Tautonia rosea, the window TCCAGGAATTGATCGACGAATTCGACCCGATGGCCCAGATTTACGGCGGGATCGACTTGCCCGTCTCGGGTCTGGAACAGGTCACGGTCGTTGAGATGCGACGGATGGAGCCTCCCCCCCGTCGCGGAAGCATGCCGATCGTTCCCGACCTGATCATTGTTCGCACCGTCGATCCTGTCGGCGATGAACTGATCGGCAACATCCTCAAGGAGTTCGACACCGTCTCCTACCTCGGGACCACCTATCAACGGGCCCGGGGAGCGCCGATGACGACCTATCGATTCAATCCTCAGACCCTGTTGATTGTTCAGAGTGAGCAAACGCTTCGCTATCTCATCGCCGAGCGTAACCGGCCGAAAGGCTCGCCCCTCTGGCTCGAAGCGGCTGGGTCGGTGAACGCAGGCCAGTTTCTCCTTGCCTTCGAAACTCCCTGGCTGTCCCAACTCATTGGTCCCCAGCCCGCCCGAGCAGCCGGGCTCCTCGAGCCGCTCGCGCTGATCGGCCCGATGCTCGACCGCGCCTCGGCCTATGCCATCAGCTTCGACCTCTTCGACGGTATCTCGATCACGGGCCTTGCGCTCTGCGGTGATGAGGAGGGGGCGACCCAAGTCTCCGAGACTGCCACCGCCTTCAAGACGCTCGGCCGCAACGCCCTCAGCTACATGCAGGGGATGGTGACCGAATCCGACGCCGGATCGGAGTCATTCCTCGCGGTGCTCAAGGAGGTCGAGACCCTCCTCAACGCCGTCGCGATCTCTGCTGACGGTTCCACCGTTCGCCTCCAGGCCGAGACGGATCAGGACCTCTCCGCGATCATGCGGCTCGCCATGGGGCCGATCACCACGGCTCGTATCGCCAGTCGGCGGACCCAGGCGATGAACAACCTCAAGCAGATCGCCCTGGCCCTCCACAATTATCACGATGTCTTCGGGAATTTTCCTCCTCCTGTGCTCATCTCAGAGAATGGCATTCCGTATAGCTGGCGGGTGGCGATCCTGCCGTTCCTGGAGCAGGCCCAGCTCTACGATCAATACCGCTTCGATGAACCCTGGGACGGCCCGAACAACCGGAAGCTGCTCGAACAGATTCCCCCCGTCTATCGCGTTCCTGACGCCAACACCGACCCGACCCACGCCGCCTACTTCGCCTTCGTCGGCCCGGCGACCCTCATG includes:
- a CDS encoding DUF1559 domain-containing protein; amino-acid sequence: MLRSERSPDREAPSRASRGLTVASITALALLCVGLRAPEPAQARVQDNPAAQAAPLGNDGFDLSPVPADAAFVAAIRPARLATQPEIQELIDEFDPMAQIYGGIDLPVSGLEQVTVVEMRRMEPPPRRGSMPIVPDLIIVRTVDPVGDELIGNILKEFDTVSYLGTTYQRARGAPMTTYRFNPQTLLIVQSEQTLRYLIAERNRPKGSPLWLEAAGSVNAGQFLLAFETPWLSQLIGPQPARAAGLLEPLALIGPMLDRASAYAISFDLFDGISITGLALCGDEEGATQVSETATAFKTLGRNALSYMQGMVTESDAGSESFLAVLKEVETLLNAVAISADGSTVRLQAETDQDLSAIMRLAMGPITTARIASRRTQAMNNLKQIALALHNYHDVFGNFPPPVLISENGIPYSWRVAILPFLEQAQLYDQYRFDEPWDGPNNRKLLEQIPPVYRVPDANTDPTHAAYFAFVGPATLMGEPGKGTHLRDVRDGTSNTLAIVESKRPIPWTQPEDIPFAFELKDVRNAPVPDLGGFWEEGFQAAFADGSVRFLANSINADVLRALITRSGGEVVSVDRY